GTAACGCTTATTCCTGTGGAGCAGGATCCGGCACAGGAATCTGAGAAGGAGTGCCTTCACCTCCCGGAACAGGTGGGTCCGGTGTTGGTGTTGGGGTTCCTCCACTAGCAAAAGAACTACTCGGAACTGACTCATTACCAGCCACATCCACGGCTGTGACATAATAAGCATAGTTTGCGCCCATGCTGACTTCGTCTGTAAATTTCAGTTCCTTTCCGACAAGTACTACTTTGCCGCCAACTCGCTGGAAAGGACCCCTATTAACAGACCGGTATAATCTGTACCCGATAACATCTTGGCTGCTGCTTGGTCCGAAGGTAATGGTAGAAACACCTCCAGAACGGGTGGCCACCAGAGAACCGGGAGCAGCCGGTGCGACACCGTCATCTTTGCGCGGATCTATTTCCGTTGGGGCGTCATCGTTATAATCTTTTGGTTTATAAAAGCTGAGCGCATGTCTCTTCTTGGCCGGAACTTTCGGTAGGGCATTCTGAATCTCTTTCATTAGCTGACTTAAAGATTTATCCCGTTTTACCACAATCTTTGACTGGACAAAATCTTCTGGCGTTGAAGACTGCGCAATGTAGTTGATATTATTGTAGGAAATTATTCTAACCCGGGTCAGACGGTCATCCACCTTTTTAGGTAAGAACTTCTTGTTGAAAATATCGGTTACTAAATGGTTGGATTGTCTGGTCAAGTCATTAGGAAGTAGTCCGGATACGTTAGAGACGGTAGCAGTGACGATATTGTCCGGTTTAGTAAATTTTTTGTCCGCGAATAAGTCCGGCTTTTGTTTCAGTGTGTCATTCATGACAAGGGACCAGATGGACATCGCCCTATTTCTTGCTGCCTTTGTTTGCAGCGTATATTTCCGCTCTTCGTATCCTGCCCATACACCAAGAGTAACACTAGGTGTGTAACCGACAAACCAAGCATCCGTATCGTCCTGTGTTGAACCGGTCTTTCCGACAACATCCATCTTGCCATAGCCACTAAAGGATGACTTGATTTGAGTTCCCGTTCCGTTCGAAAGGACCGTCTTTAGCATATCCGTGATTAAATAAGCCGTTTCCTCGGAAAAAACGCTGACGGGCTTTGTTTCATGTTCATACACAACATTTCCCTGGGAATCCGTAATCTTGGAGATCATAAAAGCTTCATTAAAGTTTCCTTTATTAGCCATGGTAGCATAGGCGTTGGTCATATCCTTAACCGTCGTACCAGCCCACATGCCGCCGATTACACCGACCCGGGAATTGTAATCCTGGTCCTTAATGGTTGAGATGCCCATTTTTTTGGCATAGGACCAGGCCTCTTCAATGCCGATTACATCATTGTACAGACGCAGGGCAGGGATGTTATAAGATTGGTTCAAAGCTTTGCGGGCCGTAACGAGCCCCTGGTATCCTCTCCCCGCATTCACTGGAATGTGAAGACTGTTTCCATTTTTCATAATAATAGGGGAATCGTCCAGAACGCCAGCCGGCTGCATAAGCCCCTTCTCCATGGCAGGAATAAAGGCCGCGATAGGCTTCATGGTGGAACCAGGTTGGCGCGGATCCTGAGTAGCCATATTGATCTGATTTACTTCGAAGCTTCTTCCTTCAATCATGCCAAGAACAGCACTTGTTTTACTGTCCATCATGACAGCAGCGGTCTGTTCAAGCCCCCGTTTGTCTTTTTGGGAAAAGTTCTTATCATTTTTGGCAATGGCCTGCATAGAATCATAAATGGTTTTATCAATCGTGGTATAAATCTGGTATCCGCCTTGAAGCACTTGCTTGCGCATTTCCTTTAAAGCTTCATCATATTTGTCTTTATCTTTATTTCGATCAAGGTCCGGATATTTTTGCTTCAGGAGCTGGATAGCCGTTTCTCTTTCCACTTCCATCATCAGATACGGGTAATCTTGGTATGCAGTATTCTTATCAGGCTTCGCAAGTGCAGATTTAAGATCGAAGGCTAGCGCTTCCTGATATTGCTGCTCATTAATTTTGTTCTCCTGGAGCATGCGCTTAAGAACCAGCTGCTGGCGGTTTACTGCCCGTTTGAAGACTTCCTCGTTAAATTGACCCGTGCCGGTAAATGCCGAGTAACTGCTTGGCAGTTGGGGAATGCCGGCCAGATATGCAGCTTGCGCCAAATTGACGTCCTTTAAATCTGTGATGCCAAAAATACCTTTGGCTGCCGCTTTAATTCCGTATACATTCGTTCCGGTATTGCCGTTTCCATAGGGGATTTTAATAAGATAGGCTAGTAAGATTTGGTCTTTGGTCATCAGCCGTTCCATACGCAACGAGAGCAGAATCTCTTTGGCCTTCCGCGAATCTTCCTTATCGAGGGAAAGGAAGACCCGCCTGGCGAGCTGCTGGGTTATGGTACTTCCTCCAGTCTGAACTTCTTTATTGGTCAATTTCTGGTAGAAAGCACGGAACAAGCCGTTATAATCGATGCCGTTATGCTCATAGAAGTTTTTATCTTCCACAGCGAAAACAGCATCAAATATGACCTGGGGAATTTCTTCCATTGTAACGAGGCTGCGGTCTTCTTCAGTTCTAAGCTGACCTATTAGTGTATTATCATTGAAAAATGCGGATCCGGTAACCACATTCTGCTCTACTTGTTTCATGATTTCGTCCTTGCTGCGAACCGGATCGTCTTTGACGAGTGCGCTCACATAACCAAATGCAACGCCGCCTGCAAGCAGAAAAAAGAACAAGCCGCAGATACAGAGCCATTTTAAAGAAATAACCGTGATTCTTCCCGCTTTTCTAAACCATGGCTTATGTTTTTGTTGATTATCTTCCATAAGTCCGATAATTCCTCCTTATCTGAACCTAAACCATTATAACACAAAGGGTACTTTTGTGAATATACGGGAAAAACATCCGAAAATGCGTCTAAAGGCACTTTGAACCGAAAACGGATTTTAGGTAAAAAGCAGGACATTGTCACATCAAGTCACTAACTTTGGGCTATAAAAAGGATAAGGTGCTTTTTTTGGAAGCGGGGGATTTTATAGAATCAGGGTAACCGAAGATGTTGGGAAAGGGAGTTCTGAGGGGACAGGTATTAACGTGTTGCGAGTTTGATACCTTTTAGCATAGCCATACAAAAACAGCCTTTCCCTTCGGGAAAGGCTGTTGATCGAGACAGCCATTAACGGCTGTAGAACTCGACGATTTGTTTTTCATCAATTTCTTGAGCAAGCTCAGAACGCTCAGGAAGACGGATAAATTTACCTTCCAAAGCTTGTTCATTGAATTCCAGGTAAGCTGGAAGGAAGTTGCGGTTTTCCAGGGCTTCCTTGATACTTTTCAGATTTCTGCTTCTTTCACGCAGTCCGATTACATCACCAACAGAAACCTGGTAGGACGCAATGTCAACTTTTTTTCCATTTACAGTCACGTGACCATGGGAAACCAATTGACGGGCACCTGCACGGGAATTGGCGAAACCAAGGCGGAAAACAAGGTTGTCCAAACGGGATTCAAGCAGAATCATAAAGTTTTCACCGGAAATCCCTGGCAGTTTGATTGCTTTGTTGTACAGGTTATGGAATTGTTTTTCATTCAAACCGTACATATGGCGCAGCTTTTGTTTTTCCATAAGCTGCATGCCGTAGCCGCTCACTTTTCTGCGTTGGGTAGGTCCGTGTTGCCCAGGAGGAAACGGACGCTTCAGTTCTTTGCCGGTTCCGCTCAGAGAAATTCCGAGACGACGGCTTAATTTAAATTTAGGGCCTGTATAACGTGCCATGCAAAAAAACTCCTTTTATTGTAAATTAGTTAGAATTTTGCACGGGTGATTCCGGTTGCTAATTTTGTTCGCCAGACCTTGTTGAAAGAGGTCTTCTGACAAGCTTTTCAGCCGCTGGCTCGTCAGGACAAAATTAGAGAGGGCGTCAACACAATGAGTCCCCGATTCATCTTTGTTCTCGACTTCTTATTCTATAAAAAACAATGTAAGGTGTCAAGAAGAAGCCGTTGAAAACAGTTGCCACGGTTTTTGAAGGTATATAAAAATAGTGCATAAAAACTAGAATTTTAGTATGATGTAGGTATAATATACCTCTCAAACTAGGGAATGTACAAGGGAGATATCTATGGGCGACCATCTTCAAGATACAACTCTTCGACAGAGCGCTTTTCGGGGTGCTATCCTGGACAGACCTGGTGGTTACTGCTTGCGACTTGCATACAAGGTAGGGTCTATCAAAGAACAGCAATTGCAATTACAACGCTGGTTTCAAGAATGGGCTCATTTTTTGTGTCTGCAGCGTTTTTCTATATATGAGTCTATTGGCCTAGTGAGTCTAGAAGGTGAGGTACTTGGAAGGTTAGAAGGGCCGCATTCTCCTTGGGTAAAAGAGGATCGCCCGGACGAAGGGCTGTCCGCCACTCTTCAGATGGCTGAATCACGCCTTTATCGCTCCTGTCTGGAGCAGCTTGCTCCGGTAACTGTTCGTATGGAAATACAAAAGCAAGCAAATGAAGGCTCAGGTATGATTCTATGCGCCTTGCCTGTCTATAATGAGATGGAACTTGCCGGAATATTTACCTGCACCATAAATCAGGATATTACCGAGTCAACTTCCATCGTTACGCTGGAGAAGTGGGCTATGATGTTTCAAACTTTCTGTTTGTACCAGGCCGAACAGCAGGCTGTCAGCAGGCTGGCCAATTCAGTGGAGGTTTTGGACCGGTCCCTCGGGAAATGGGACGCGCTTTTTCAGACGACTCAGAAAATGTATGCCCAGATTGAAGTAGATGCTGTTATTACGCATACTCTGAATGATGTCAAGGCGATGTTCCCGGAGTATTCCGTACAGCTTTTTTTATCCCAGGATCACGCAAATTCCAACCCGCATGTAAAAACCCTTCAGTTTCAAGACGAATCCGATTTACGGACAAGGGCCTTCATGGATGGAGAACTTAAACAAAGAAGGTGTGATCTTGGACGGGACCGTTACATTTATGAAGTAGCGGCCCCTTTGCTGGGTAAGCAAGGGGTTTACGGTGTGATTTATCTGGTGGGCGGAGAAACAATCTACCCCGATGATTTACAGATGATGTCCATGC
This Paenibacillus larvae subsp. larvae DNA region includes the following protein-coding sequences:
- a CDS encoding transglycosylase domain-containing protein, with product MEDNQQKHKPWFRKAGRITVISLKWLCICGLFFFLLAGGVAFGYVSALVKDDPVRSKDEIMKQVEQNVVTGSAFFNDNTLIGQLRTEEDRSLVTMEEIPQVIFDAVFAVEDKNFYEHNGIDYNGLFRAFYQKLTNKEVQTGGSTITQQLARRVFLSLDKEDSRKAKEILLSLRMERLMTKDQILLAYLIKIPYGNGNTGTNVYGIKAAAKGIFGITDLKDVNLAQAAYLAGIPQLPSSYSAFTGTGQFNEEVFKRAVNRQQLVLKRMLQENKINEQQYQEALAFDLKSALAKPDKNTAYQDYPYLMMEVERETAIQLLKQKYPDLDRNKDKDKYDEALKEMRKQVLQGGYQIYTTIDKTIYDSMQAIAKNDKNFSQKDKRGLEQTAAVMMDSKTSAVLGMIEGRSFEVNQINMATQDPRQPGSTMKPIAAFIPAMEKGLMQPAGVLDDSPIIMKNGNSLHIPVNAGRGYQGLVTARKALNQSYNIPALRLYNDVIGIEEAWSYAKKMGISTIKDQDYNSRVGVIGGMWAGTTVKDMTNAYATMANKGNFNEAFMISKITDSQGNVVYEHETKPVSVFSEETAYLITDMLKTVLSNGTGTQIKSSFSGYGKMDVVGKTGSTQDDTDAWFVGYTPSVTLGVWAGYEERKYTLQTKAARNRAMSIWSLVMNDTLKQKPDLFADKKFTKPDNIVTATVSNVSGLLPNDLTRQSNHLVTDIFNKKFLPKKVDDRLTRVRIISYNNINYIAQSSTPEDFVQSKIVVKRDKSLSQLMKEIQNALPKVPAKKRHALSFYKPKDYNDDAPTEIDPRKDDGVAPAAPGSLVATRSGGVSTITFGPSSSQDVIGYRLYRSVNRGPFQRVGGKVVLVGKELKFTDEVSMGANYAYYVTAVDVAGNESVPSSSFASGGTPTPTPDPPVPGGEGTPSQIPVPDPAPQE
- the rpsD gene encoding 30S ribosomal protein S4, which gives rise to MARYTGPKFKLSRRLGISLSGTGKELKRPFPPGQHGPTQRRKVSGYGMQLMEKQKLRHMYGLNEKQFHNLYNKAIKLPGISGENFMILLESRLDNLVFRLGFANSRAGARQLVSHGHVTVNGKKVDIASYQVSVGDVIGLRERSRNLKSIKEALENRNFLPAYLEFNEQALEGKFIRLPERSELAQEIDEKQIVEFYSR